A stretch of DNA from Candidatus Poribacteria bacterium:
CCATCAAATCTTCGGGGCATTGCCGATGCGGAATGTGATAGATTTCTGCGCCCTGAACGGCACCCCATACGTGTGTAATCGGGATGTCTTTCAGGGCGAAAAGCACAACGTCCATCAAGTGCGTATCCATATCGGTAATGTCGCCCTCGGTGCAAGCACGAATGAAATGGATGTCGCCGAGACTATCGTTGGCAAAAAACTCCAGAAGCTTCTCAGCAAAGGGTAGATATCGTCGCTGGTGATTGACGATAATCTTCAAACCTGTCTTTTCATACGCCGCAGCGAGTGCTTCCGCTTCGCTGGGTCTGAGCGCAAGTGGTTTTTCTATCACTAATGCTTTAACACCCGCTTCAGCGGCAGGTTCTACCCAGATATGCCGCGGCACCGTCGGCTCTGTGACAGCATGGATAATATCGGGTTTCTCCTTTTCCAACATCTCGACGTAATCTGTGTATCCCGGGACGTTGAGTTCTTCCACCGCTACTTTTAAACGTTCCTCGTCAATTTCGCAGATGGCGATTACCTTCATGTTTTCAATGCCTTCATAACGTCGGGCATGGTGTACGCCGCGCCTCCCGCCAACGATCCCAGTTCGATACATACCCATGATGTGCCTCCTCGTTGAATCGTGCAGTTTGCCGGTTTCCGAAATTTGCTACTATATTAACATGCGCACAAATTTGTGTCAACTGTTTGATTTGGAAGCCGAGAAGCATTTGTCATCACGTTTTCTCTATTGTTAAATTCGCGCGCTCGTGATAAAATACAACGCATCAAGTAAAATCACCTTCTGATAGGAGGGTTCTATGAAGATTGATAAGATTGAGTCG
This window harbors:
- a CDS encoding Gfo/Idh/MocA family oxidoreductase, whose product is MGMYRTGIVGGRRGVHHARRYEGIENMKVIAICEIDEERLKVAVEELNVPGYTDYVEMLEKEKPDIIHAVTEPTVPRHIWVEPAAEAGVKALVIEKPLALRPSEAEALAAAYEKTGLKIIVNHQRRYLPFAEKLLEFFANDSLGDIHFIRACTEGDITDMDTHLMDVVLFALKDIPITHVWGAVQGAEIYHIPHRQCPEDLMAIYTFENGARVFFESARTAFGTIDFPGSNPRCNLDFWGTKGRMWWRENGSWGYQFDGMTEHFVEETHFGEDDKFGQRDFTQAIATWLDDENQPHRNKLEYAMLGFDLIMAAYRSALIGERIAWPPKLSDE